TGGACACCGTGCCCCACTACCCTGTGGGCATGACAGTACGTCGGGTGGCCGCCGTCATGGCGGTCCTGCTCAGCGCGGTGCTGGCGGCCTGCTCCGCCGGGCACACCGCCTCGCAGGTGGGCCGGGTCGCCGGGGAGGATGCCCTGGTGGTGGGCACCACCGGCGCGCCCGCGTCCCTCGACTTCACCACGACCGGCGGGGCGGCGATCCCGCAGGCGCTCATGGCGAATGTCTATGAGGGGCTCGTCCGCATCGACGAGAGCGGGGAGATCGTCCCCCACCTGGCCACCTCCTGGGAGGTCAGCGAGGACAACACGGTCTACACCTTCACTTTGCGCGAGGGGGTGACCTTCTCCGACGGCACGCCCTTCGACGCGGCGACGGCGGCGTTCAGCATCGACTACGTGCGCGACGAATGGACGAACGGGCTGAAGTCGCAGATGGACGTCGTCGCCGCCGCCGAGGCCGTCGACGCGCGCACCCTGCGGGTGACCCTGGAGCGGCCGTCGAACCGGTGGCTGTGGTCGATGGGCACGCTCACCGGTGCGATGATGTCGCCGACGGGGGTGGATCAGCTGGCCACCACCCCGGTCGGCACCGGCCCCTATGAGGTCGAGCAGTTCTCGGTCGGTGAGTCCGTCTCCTTCACCACCCGGGCGGACTACTGGGGGCAGCCCGCCCACCAGGATGCGGCGATCCGCTACTTCGCCGACGCCACCTCGGCGGTCAACGCGCTGCGCTCCGGGGACATCGACCTGGTGTGGGCGATGCAGGCGCCCGAGCTGCTGGACACCCTGCCCGAGGACGTGACCGTGGAGGTGGGCACCACCAACGGCGAGGTCATCGTGTCCATGAACAATGACCGCGCGCCCTTCGACGACGTGCGGGTG
Above is a window of Corynebacterium suedekumii DNA encoding:
- a CDS encoding ABC transporter substrate-binding protein yields the protein MTVRRVAAVMAVLLSAVLAACSAGHTASQVGRVAGEDALVVGTTGAPASLDFTTTGGAAIPQALMANVYEGLVRIDESGEIVPHLATSWEVSEDNTVYTFTLREGVTFSDGTPFDAATAAFSIDYVRDEWTNGLKSQMDVVAAAEAVDARTLRVTLERPSNRWLWSMGTLTGAMMSPTGVDQLATTPVGTGPYEVEQFSVGESVSFTTRADYWGQPAHQDAAIRYFADATSAVNALRSGDIDLVWAMQAPELLDTLPEDVTVEVGTTNGEVIVSMNNDRAPFDDVRVRQAVAHAIDRDAVNQVVWEGLATDTGGAPVPPTDPWFTGEDHVPFDPERSRQLLADAAVDHPEITIAVPSLPYAQNISELVYSQLTDVGFEVNLTSVEFPAVWITEVMTLQDYDMSIMAHVEPGTSRRCSATPTTTSATTTNRSAPICSPRTPPPTLCRTWNGPWPRSCPRRVRSRCLTSRTSSSPPPVSPASTRRWSPTPWPWPEWRSHDPPRHRPLPRLPVPRLGGHLPAAARHPGRPGTGGPRCHRHR